In one Acidobacteriota bacterium genomic region, the following are encoded:
- a CDS encoding protein phosphatase 2C domain-containing protein — protein sequence MNEKSGHLEEACPNCGAVESEPDSTFCQTCGSKLSSALLQPPAPPNACEPGKIIAGRFIVQSLLWTAPTYNAYEALVQGSSSLRHTIIEQRLSFDDPLAGVSPVTPEGSDQGRVSGSLEEAAPAFERFGLFKPIEHAIDGDDVYIVLEHIRGQAVAHFDQTDEKEARAIGLQLCVLAEQFHRHGWVYNGFEPYGIVLDQEKHVRLIGFDRARQAGTAVQDAPIYPSRGFTAPELFSPDAVYDVRSDVYSIGAMLHFLLAGESATMGDTSGLYPIATVFPNFERLLARAIAEEPGDRFQSIAELREALTDLNLPVLLQSGHFTDVGLIRELNEDSVLALNLTQYYESVQTQIGLYIVSDGMGGEAAGEVASRVTVRAVAEWMTEKLISASLKSTHDEKIAAPTQTGGLRLAVANGHEMATTEMLKQAVIAANREVMAYAAANPQERGLGATVTVAMVVGEVLTIAHVGDSRCYLLSGDRLEQLSEDHSLVQKMVNTGNLSRTEARSHPYRNVIYRSIGADEQIEIDIVRRKLISGDMLMLCSDGLNGMLGDDQIRDILLVNPDPNAAAKELVVAANAAGGEDNTSVLVVRIS from the coding sequence ATGAACGAAAAATCGGGACATCTAGAAGAAGCCTGCCCCAACTGCGGTGCAGTCGAAAGCGAGCCTGATTCCACCTTTTGCCAGACGTGCGGCTCGAAGCTCAGCTCTGCCCTGCTCCAGCCACCGGCACCCCCCAACGCGTGTGAGCCCGGCAAGATCATAGCGGGCCGCTTCATCGTTCAATCGCTGCTTTGGACCGCTCCGACATACAACGCTTACGAAGCATTGGTGCAGGGTTCTTCCTCGTTACGTCACACGATTATCGAGCAGAGGCTGAGCTTCGACGATCCGCTTGCCGGAGTGTCGCCGGTCACGCCTGAGGGCAGCGATCAAGGGAGAGTTTCCGGTTCTCTCGAAGAAGCCGCTCCCGCGTTCGAGCGATTTGGGCTGTTCAAGCCCATCGAGCACGCGATCGACGGCGACGACGTGTACATAGTGCTCGAACACATCCGTGGGCAGGCCGTCGCGCACTTCGATCAGACTGATGAGAAGGAAGCGCGCGCGATCGGTCTGCAGCTTTGCGTGCTTGCGGAGCAGTTCCACCGGCATGGATGGGTCTACAACGGATTCGAGCCCTACGGCATCGTGCTGGACCAGGAGAAACATGTGCGACTGATCGGCTTCGATCGTGCGCGGCAGGCAGGCACCGCGGTCCAGGACGCGCCGATTTATCCGAGTCGCGGGTTCACGGCGCCGGAGCTGTTCAGCCCCGACGCAGTCTACGACGTCAGGTCCGACGTTTATTCGATTGGCGCGATGTTGCACTTCTTGCTAGCGGGGGAAAGCGCAACCATGGGCGACACGTCGGGCCTTTATCCAATCGCTACAGTCTTCCCGAACTTCGAGCGGCTTCTGGCGCGCGCAATTGCGGAAGAGCCCGGCGACCGGTTTCAAAGCATAGCTGAGCTTCGCGAAGCGCTGACTGATTTGAATCTGCCGGTGTTGTTGCAATCTGGTCATTTCACCGATGTCGGTCTGATTCGGGAGTTGAATGAGGACAGCGTGCTGGCGCTAAACCTGACGCAGTATTACGAATCGGTCCAGACGCAAATAGGGCTCTACATCGTGTCGGACGGGATGGGCGGCGAGGCTGCCGGCGAAGTAGCCTCACGAGTCACAGTGCGCGCGGTCGCCGAATGGATGACCGAAAAGTTGATCTCGGCTTCGCTCAAGTCGACCCACGATGAGAAGATTGCCGCGCCCACTCAGACTGGAGGCTTGCGGCTGGCGGTTGCTAACGGTCACGAGATGGCTACCACTGAGATGTTGAAGCAAGCCGTGATCGCTGCGAACCGCGAGGTGATGGCTTACGCGGCTGCCAATCCACAGGAGCGCGGATTGGGCGCCACGGTGACAGTGGCAATGGTGGTTGGAGAAGTGCTGACCATTGCTCACGTCGGGGACAGCCGCTGCTACTTGCTGTCGGGCGACCGGCTCGAACAACTTTCGGAAGATCACTCGCTTGTTCAGAAGATGGTCAACACGGGCAATCTCTCGCGGACCGAAGCGCGCAGTCATCCTTATCGCAATGTGATCTACCGCTCGATCGGCGCCGACGAGCAGATCGAGATAGACATCGTGCGTCGAAAGCTCATCAGCGGCGACATGCTGATGCTGTGTAGCGACGGGTTGAACGGGATGCTTGGCGACGATCAGATTCGCGACATCCTCTTAGTGAACCCCGATCCGAATGCCGCAGCAAAAGAGTTGGTCGTAGCCGCCAACGCCGCCGGTGGCGAAGACAACACTTCAGTACTGGTCGTGCGGATTAGTTGA